Below is a window of Entelurus aequoreus isolate RoL-2023_Sb linkage group LG07, RoL_Eaeq_v1.1, whole genome shotgun sequence DNA.
gacactgaacaacggcacatttgcggattataattattgttttgcaaaaaaatatttttggcccaATTAggagaaattacataatctcccatggcacaccagacaatatctcacggtacactggtgtgccgctgcacagtggttgaaaaacactgctccaaATGATCCGTTTGGAATTTTCCCAATTTGTGATATTTTTCCTAAGTGTGAtgacagcggatatctccatatgtagtagaaatttacccaaagtgctttgcacgagttcgccattgtagtccattactgtagtcaataagatccttctatttctctatcctcttgttgtggggcagactggcccgtacatgcacatgcatcctgcactgttgccatttctaagacAAATTAGTGTATAGTTCAAACTTGCATCTGTCAGTAGAcgcactatggaagcgctaaaaaactacaaaatggaTGACGGAGAGAAGGCACAGTCAAAGTGGATGAATGTAAATAAGAAAGCCCACAGTATCCTGATGAGACAGTTAGAAAGAGGCTTGAAGACGATGTGTCGATCATTACTAAAATATTGATACCGTCAATACCAAATATTGACGCTCTAAtaaccatcacaaatgctggcttttgaactttgcgcttataccagtccggatggttcttttcctctttggactactacaatttgaaatgtcgactcgtcagaacacagaacacttttccactttgcatcagtccatcttagatgagcttgggcccagcgaagcgtttctgggtgttgttgataaatggctgtgacttttcatagtagagttttaacttgcacttacagatgtagcgaccaactgtagttactgacagtggttttctgaagtgttcctgagcccttgtggtgatatactttacacactgatgtcgctttttgatgccgtaccgcctgagggatcaaaggtcacaggcattcaatgttggttttaggacttgcagtgatttctcctgattctttaaaccttttgatgatattacagaccgtaaatggtgaaatccctaaattccttgcaatagctgtttgagaaatgttgttcttaaactgttggacaatttgctgacgcatatgttcacaaagtggtgaccctcgccccattcttgtttgtgaatgagtgagtcatggcacccacctgtttccaattagcctgttcacctgtgggatgttccaaataagtgtttgatgagcattcctcaactttttcagtctttattgccatttgtgccagcttttttgaaacatgttgcaggcatcaaatatctaaatgagctaatatttgcaaaaaaataacaaagtttacctgttcaaacgttaagtatcatgtctttgcagtcaattcaattgaatataagttgaaaaggatttgcaattcattgtattctgtttttatttacgatttacacaatgtgccaacttcactggttttgtgttttgtattttaCCAGACACttaaggtatatttgcacaaaagtaACGCCGATACCAGCcggaattttactctgtatcGGATCAGAAAAAAATCAATGGTATTGCACATCActaatgttgaccaaagaaaagtgtttgaaatgtagaaacaaatcataatatgacccctttaagttcaGGTATGACTGTAGAAGTGAATTCCTCAGTTCATAATGGTTTTACAGATATTCTAAATCATTGTTTCATTCCGTACTGAGGTTTCCTGCATAGACATGCACTCATAACTTATTTTACAATATCACACTGTTTGCTTTGTTGGAGATGACCTATTACAAACTCTCGAATGAGGACCAGATAATAGGCTTGAGTTAATGTttgtttaaaatattgtattggGCGGTGTTCAAGACCAAGAACATTTCCTGGCAGTTGTGTCAACTGTTCCTGAAGAACCTGAAAGTGGATGTGGCAGTTAGACCTGCTGTGACGGAATGTTTACATGTGGCTTTACAAGCAAAATCCTAAAGACAGCACATTGGGATGTAGACTTACTTTGTAACACTAGGTGGCAGCATTAACAAAATCAAGTTTTAGTTTGTCTGCAAGGTCAGGGTTCCAGTTGAGTTTTCATCCCACCATGTAGTCACACAGGCTGAGAGCAGATGGATATAATGAGGACTGCTGACCCTCTGACTCGCTCTGAGGTGTTCAGCCAGCTCAGGACGGAGCTCTATGGAGAGCTTCATTCCAGTCATTCCAAGAGCAACATATTCATCATCCTGGGAGCCTCTGTGAGTCCAGCTTCTTGGCTTTTATCAAGTTGCATACTAAAACAAATTGCAATTATATGTTGCAGGGATGAATGGGTTTGAAGTGACTCAGTGGTGCAAAATCCCTTTAAAAACCTGAAAAACAAAGTCCTTATTTGCTTCAAATATCAATGAAGAAAGGATGTATTGTTGTTGTAAATGTTGAAGTTTTGATAAGAGTCCATAAACACACGTTTGAAAGATTAATTTGTACCAGTCTTTCTTGATTATTTGTGTCAACGCTAGTGAGTATTGCACTTGCATTTACTTGCCAATGGAATGTGTTCAAAGTCTGCTGACATTGCTCAACCGATATTCTCACTCCACTTTTCGTGTGGAGGTGGGGTTTTTAGGTTTACCTGACCTTTTATCCTACAGGGTAGTTTTGTATTGTGTCTTGTGTGAGTCTAAAAGAGGGGTTTTCAAAATGTGGCACAGTGGGCCAAACATCATAATATGGCTAAATGACAGGGATATTCCATTAAatggggtggtggtggtggtggtggtgtgttGGTGTGTCGCTACCCACTAAAAAGAGATAACACCAACGCTACTGAGCATGTGCACGCATGCGCATCAATGCTAAAGTTTTCCTTGGACAAAATAACAATCACAATTAAGTTGTGCAGACTTACCTCGTGTAGACTTTGTCAATCGCCTCTACAAATAGGTAgttcttttaaattgtatttatttcattgctttgaatagaatgccttttattgtcactatacacaggtacaatgagattaaaagcaactccagtatcagagcgacagtctacaaatatgcaaaacacaGTCCAGTCCCAAGaaagaatgttctgaatgtgttgtttgaatattatacaatatacgtacatatatacagaagcattcagactgtgggtggaaagtaaaaatgcttctgtatgtatgtatataggatACTGTTTAAACAACACAGTccgaacattcgttctcaggactggactgtgcaccttacctccttttgcactatttttattttctttccttcctatgttttgcatatttgtagactgtcgcactgatactggagttgcttttaatctcattgtgttTTCTGACCAGTAAGCATGTAGACAATTACAGCGTGAGGAAGTTCACACTGGCACAAATAATGGTAGCCTACATTTTCCTTTTCATCACCGTTGTTTTAACAGGAATAGCAACTCGTAGCTGTTTTGATGAAGCAGATCATTCTGACAGAACACCTAACTTAATTCTCCCTTCACTATCAGTCTTATTTTgtccaaaaccccaaaccagtaaaGTTGACACGTGGTGATGAAAATGTCAATCCAAGGATCTGCCAAGTTCCTCTATAAAACCGGAGcactttttttaaactgaatttgagGTGGGCAGTATTGGGTCTTTCCAGGGCCGcatttggcccctgggccgccaGTTTAATAGCATTGCTATAGGGTCTACCTACTTCTCAAAACAAAATGATTATCTGGGCTGCAGGAACTAAAAATAAAATCAGTTGTTTATCTCAGGTGAAGTCTTCTGGCGCCTCTGAGGGGAGAGCTGGTTGGAGAACCTGGGGATAGACAAGGGTAAAGAGCATTCAAAACCACGGTGGGTTGCTCTTTGGTCTAGTAGTCATCGTCACGCGGTCAATCATATTTTAGTGCTTGGTGTAGTGTATATTAGGAaggaacactaaattgaccctggtGTGTGaaggtgagtgtgaatgttgtctgtgatgaggtgccgacttgtccagggtgtacctcgccttccgcccgagtgcagcttggataggctccagcaccccctgcgacgccgttaggcagtggtccccaaccaccggtccggggaccggtatcaGTCCGTGacccatttgctaccgggccgcacagaaatcttaattaatttataaactaccgcattttctccgacttaacttagGCCTGTTCCAATAAAcacatattacaactcctttgttatagtacattaataaacacacagattgttaatagatgtatattacaactcctttgttatagtacattaataaacacacagattgttaatagatgtatattacaactcctttgttatagtacattaataaacacacatattgttaatatatgtatattacaactcatttgttatagtacattaataaacacacagattgttaatagataactcctttgttatagtacattaataaagacacagattgttaatagatgatttttacaactcatttgttatagtacattaataaacacacagattgttaatatatgtatattacaactcctttgttatagtacattaataaacacacagattgttaatagatgtatattacaactcctttgttatagtacattaataaacacacagattgttaatagatgtatattacaactcctttgttatagtacattaataaacacacagattgttaatatatgtatattacaacacctttgttatagtacattaataaacacacagattgttaatagatgtatattacaactcctttcttatagtacattaataaacacacagattgttaatatatgtatattacaactcctttgttatagtacattaataaacacaccaataagattgttaatatatgtatattacaactcctttgttatagtacattaataaacacacagattgttaatatatgtatattacaactcctttgttatagtacattaataaacacacagattgttaatatatgtatattacaactcttttgttatagtacattaataaacacacagattgttaatatatgtatattacaactcctttgttatagtacattaataaacacacagattgttaatatatgtatattacaactcctttgttatagtacattaataaacacacagattgttaatatatgtatattacaactcctttgttatagtacattaataaacacacagattgttaatagatgtattttACAAcgcctttgttatagtacattaataaacacacacattgttactatatgtatattacaactcctttgttatagtacattaataaacacacagattgttaatatatgtatattacaactcctttgttatagtacattaataaacacacagattgttaatatatgtatattacaactcctttgttatagtacattaataaacacacagattgttaatagatgtatattacaactcctttgttatagtacattaataaacacacagattgttaatagatgtatattacaactcctttgttatagtacattaataaacacacagattgttaatagatgtatattacaactcctttgttatagtacattaataaacacacagattgttaataaatgtatattacaactcctttgttatagtacattaataaacacacagattgttaatagatgtatattacaactcctttgttatagtacattaataaacacacagattgttaatagatgtatattacaactcctttgttatagtacattaataaacacacagattgttaatagatgtatattacaactcctttgttatagtacattaataaacacacagattgttaataaatgtatattacaactcctttgttatagtacattaataaacacacagattgttaatatatgtatattacaactcctttgttatagaacattaataaacacacagattgttaatagatgtatattacaactcctttgttatagtacattaataaacacaccaataagattgttaatagatgtatattacaactcctttgctatagcacattaataaacacacagattgttaatagatgtatattacaactcctttgttatagtacattaataaacacacagattgttaatatatgtatattacaactcctttgttatagtacattaataaacacacagattgttaatagatgtatattacaactcctttgttttagtacattaataaacacacagattgttaatagatgtatattacaactcctttgttatagtacattaataaacacaccaataagattgttaatagatatACATTACAActcatttgttatagtacattaataaacacacatattgttaatagatgtatattacaactcctttgttatagtacattaataaacacaccaataagattgttaatagatgtatattacaactcatttgttatagtacattaataaacacacagattgttaatatatgtatattacaactcctttgttatagtacattaataaacacaccaataagattgttaatagatgtattttACAACCCCtttttatagtacattaataaacacacagatctTTAATAGATGTATTTAACAActcatttgttatagtacattactaaacacacagattgttaatagatgtatattacaacacctttgttatagtacattaataaacacacagattgttaatagatgtatattacaactcctttgttatagtacattaataaacacaccaataagattgttaatatatgtattttacaactcctttgttatagtacattaataaacacacagattgttgaTAGATCTATTTTACAACTCATTTGTTATAGTTCATTAATAAACACACGGATTGTTAATAgataactcctttgttatagtacattaataaacacacagattgttaatagatgtattttACAActcatttgttatagtacattaataaacacacagattgttaatagatgtattttACAACGCCTTTGTTATAGTACTTTAATAaacacagattgttaatagatgtattttacaactcctttgttatagtacattaataaacacaccaataagattgttaatatatgtattttacaactcctttgttatagtacattaataaacacacagattgttaatatatgtatattacaactcctttgttatagtacattaataaagacacagattgttaatagatgtattttACAActcatttgttatagtacattaataaacacacagattgttaatatgtgtatattacaactcctttgttatagtacattaataaacacaccgattgttaatagatgtatattacaactcctttgttatagtacattaataaacacacagattgttaatagatgtatattacaactcctttgttatagtacattaataaacacaccaataagattgttaatagatgtatattacaactcatttgttatagtacattaataaacacacatattgttaatagatgtatattacaactcctttgttatagtacattaataaacacaccaaaaagattgttaatagatgtatattacaactcatttgttatagtacattaataaacacacagattgttaatatatgtatattacaactcctttgttatagaacattaataaacacaccaataagattgttaatatatgtattttaCAACCCCtttttatagtacattaataaacacacagatttttaatagatgtattttacaactcctttgttatagtacattaataaacacacagattgttaatagatgtatattacaactcctttgttatagtacattaataaacacaccaataatatTTTTAATAGATGTATTTTACAACTccttttgttatagtacattaataaacaccccAGATGTATATTACATCaattaacatatatataaatatatatatatatatatatatatatatatatatacatatatatatatatatatatatatatatatatatatatatatatatatatatatatatatatatatatatatatatatatatatatatatatatatatatatatttatatatataatatatatatatatatatatatatatatatatatatatatatatatatatatatatatatatatatatatatatatatatatatatatatatatatatatatatatttatatatatatagtatatcatTGAATAGTACATGGGATTAGAGTGTCCgacctgagttcaaaccccggccgagtcataccaaagactataaacatgggactcattacctccttgcttggcactcagcatcaagggttggaattgggggttaaatcaccaaaaattattcccgggcgcggccaccgctgctgcccactgctcccctcacctcccagggggtgatcaagggtgatgggtcaaatgcagagaataattttgccacacctagtgtgtgtgtgacaaggatagaaaatggatggatggatggatggaaaagcatgtacaattaaaaataaaacatgaagGAGTAATCCATTCATATTTGTCACAGGGGGATCTTGCAAAGAAGAAAATATACTCCACTTTATGGTGAGTAAAGAAGGCTGCAATAAtgcaaagtgttgactattaataTAACTGAATATTGTTATTACAATGAATTAGTTAATTGGTTGGATGGACTTGTGCTGGCAGGTGGTTGTTCAGAGATGGCCTGCTTCCACACAACACATACTTTGTGGGATATGCTCGATCTAACTTGACAGTGGAGGACATCAGGAAAGCGTGCCTGCCTTACATGAAGGTAGCGCAATTTGATATTTGTCGAAAGTCTCCATGTGTCCAACATGCACCTTTTTCCTCCAGGTGGCCGATGAAGAGGCCGATCGCCTCTCGGCCTTCTTCAGCAAGAACTCCTATTTGAGAGGCAGCTACGAAGACGGAAGCTCGTATGATAAACTTAACGCACACTTGTCGTCGCTAGTTGGGGGAGCCGACGCCAACCGGCTCTTCTACCTGGCTCTGCCCCCCACCGTCTACCACCATGTCTGTGCAAACATCAGCCAGCACTGCATGAGCCCCACGTCagcatgcgcgcacacacacacacacacacacacacacaaacacacacacacacacacgcacacacacatacactgtgGACCAAACATTCTCTGGTTTGTTGGAGCAGCACCTTGTAACCAAACATGTCCCCCAGCAGAGGGTGGAACAGGCTCATCGTGGAGAAACCTTTTGGACGGGATCTCAACAGCTCGCAGGAGCTGTCGACCCACCTTGGCTCTCTCTTCAAAGAGGACCAGATCTACCGCATCGACCACTACCTGGGCAAGGAAATGATCCAGAACCTCATGGTGCTCAGGTagtaggtgcacacacacacgttcttgtatttgttaccttcttgagacctccggaaaatacctacctctttaggaccaccctttttagatatataaagatttgtatttacaacattgataatatatacatattatgcaaatatgaaaaaaggtaagcttttagtattttttttttctttttcttgtaattggtttttaatctttattatttacttgaagttattatagaatgtccctatatacatatttatttatttttttcattaattttggccGAAGGGGGCACATCTTGACAATGCGTGgactttggggtttgttttcccggaatgcaaaggaaagttggagcgggcaaggcgtgaaggtaaggatagtatttattttaacactaacaaaagaaaCCAAAAGCgagcacaaggcggaagtacaaacttggctaatgaaacaaaaactttcacaaaggcagaactatggacataaaaacaaaaacaacacttactgtggcgtgaaacagcatgaaaactatggcatggaatacaAGCATGAGTGACAAGGGTAATGTGttaaacagagttaatgtcgccaggctgacttcctggcaacaatgggcttaaacaatacagacatgatttgtgacaggtgcgtgagtgcaaaacgtgagacaggtgaaactaatgagtagtcatggtgacaaggcaagggagtgaaagcaggaactaaaaagtgtccaaaaaccaagcagaacataactaaacaaaacatgatcacagacatgacagatttcaatttcttacacacaccagaaggggcgcacttcaaatttttacacacacttgttatttcatatgttgaccagaggggggcacttttaaaaccgacacacagtcaatttgaaaaatccctcctttttgggaccaccctaattgtgatatatttcaccaccaagggtacaaatgagacattctctattagatgcaattgttttccttattgggaccatgatttatgttctaacttgttcaccggtcctcatatggaaggtactttactttgttgatgtctcaagaagggtagatatACAagaacccccccgccccctctttAACATGCTACCACCATGTCAAATGCAGTTGTATTTAAATCTGTGAGATCTGTGCAGTAGCTGTTTTTTTCCTGATAGTTGTTGTGTTTCGCACCCTTTCAGATTTGGAAACCGCCTCTTTGGACCCATATGGAACAGGAACAACGTGTCATGTGTGGTGCTCACCTTCAAGGAGCCCTTTGGGACTGACGGGCGTGGAGGATACTTTGATGACTTTGGGATCATTCGGTGAGTAACACAGTCCAAATAAAATGGGAGGACTGGAGGAGTGATgttggtccttttttttttaaatgcagggATGTTATGCAAAACCACCTCCTCCAAATGCTGTGCTTGGCTACCATGGAAAAGCCTGCCTCCACCAAGCCAGACGATGTGAGGAATGAGAAGGTAACGGCGACACATGTTTGTGCATCATTGCCAAACCTCCCGTCAATCACTTGCTTTTTGATGTAATCAAGGTGAAGGTGTTGAAGTGTATTGCTCCGGTGGATGCGTCACATGTCGTTCTTGGACAATATGTGGGGAACCCTGATGGGGAGGGCCAATCCAAGTTGGGTTACCTTGACGACCCCACTGTACCTGAAGGCTCCTGCACACCTACGTTTGCCACCGCCGTGCTTTATGTCCGCAATGAAAGATGGGATGGTGAGAGGAGAAGTTTTAGTGGCTTTCAAATCTTGAagttaaagaataaataaatataattctatacaaacacataaatatatatacatatagtatatacgtcacaggtgtcaaactccacaaaagcctggaaaaaatgtgtCTCAATAAAatgcttcattttttttttttttttactaattttgacagaaaaaaacaacctatCTTTTAAACTGTAATAGTATCTAATCAAGCCAaatatgtgtttgtttgttttatttcattcattttaggttaaacaaaaacaatcaacataacattgtttcaacttcaatggctttaattga
It encodes the following:
- the LOC133653005 gene encoding glucose-6-phosphate 1-dehydrogenase-like; protein product: MDIMRTADPLTRSEVFSQLRTELYGELHSSHSKSNIFIILGASGDLAKKKIYSTLWWLFRDGLLPHNTYFVGYARSNLTVEDIRKACLPYMKVADEEADRLSAFFSKNSYLRGSYEDGSSYDKLNAHLSSLVGGADANRLFYLALPPTVYHHVCANISQHCMSPTGWNRLIVEKPFGRDLNSSQELSTHLGSLFKEDQIYRIDHYLGKEMIQNLMVLRFGNRLFGPIWNRNNVSCVVLTFKEPFGTDGRGGYFDDFGIIRDVMQNHLLQMLCLATMEKPASTKPDDVRNEKVKVLKCIAPVDASHVVLGQYVGNPDGEGQSKLGYLDDPTVPEGSCTPTFATAVLYVRNERWDGVPFILRCGKALNERKAELRLQFTDVPGDIFATSCQRNELVVRVQPNEAIYLKMMTKRPGVSFSPEETELDLTYRSRYKNVKLPDAYERLILDVFCGNQMHFVRSDELREAWRIFTPLLHKMEEQKTRPIPYKYGSRGPSEADDLVRKVGFRYEGKYKWVQPHTS